In a single window of the Xylanimonas protaetiae genome:
- a CDS encoding low molecular weight protein-tyrosine-phosphatase codes for MSVPFRVMTVCTGNICRSPMAEIVLREALAAAGLDGAVVVDSTGVSGEEQGNPVDRRARSVLAAHGYPVGDAHRARRVTAAELRDSDLVLAMTAHHARALRRLAGFDEGGELSGPHTASSGPEIRMFRSFDPEAPVPTNAGSEDLLDVEDPWYGGAEDFEVCLREIEAATPGIVEHVRARLAA; via the coding sequence ATGAGCGTGCCCTTCCGTGTGATGACCGTCTGCACCGGCAACATCTGCCGGTCCCCCATGGCCGAGATCGTGCTGCGGGAAGCGCTCGCGGCGGCAGGGCTCGACGGCGCCGTCGTCGTCGACTCCACCGGCGTCTCCGGCGAGGAGCAGGGGAACCCGGTGGACCGGCGTGCCCGGAGCGTCCTGGCCGCCCACGGGTACCCCGTGGGCGACGCGCACCGCGCGCGGCGCGTGACCGCGGCGGAGCTGCGCGACAGCGACCTCGTGCTCGCCATGACCGCGCACCACGCGCGGGCGCTGCGCCGCCTCGCGGGGTTCGACGAGGGCGGCGAGCTCTCCGGGCCGCACACGGCGTCGAGCGGGCCGGAGATCCGGATGTTCCGGTCGTTCGACCCCGAGGCGCCCGTGCCCACGAACGCCGGCAGCGAGGACCTGCTCGACGTCGAGGACCCCTGGTACGGGGGCGCCGAGGACTTCGAGGTGTGCCTGCGCGAGATCGAGGCGGCGACGCCCGGGATCGTCGAGCACGTGCGGGCCCGCCTGGCCGCCTAA
- a CDS encoding GNAT family N-acetyltransferase, translating into MGYTVRRVRAQEWEAVRAVRLEALQDAVAHLAFLTSYEEAAAHAPGFWQERAAGAATGGAVAQYVVVDPDGRWVGSATGLLEEPGASDLAGQVVDARQVHVVGVWLHPAHRGRGLIQEAIGAVVAWGREHGATRARLYVHAENPRAQAAYEKAGFVVTGETFESTVGPEVELAKAV; encoded by the coding sequence ATGGGGTACACGGTGCGGCGCGTGCGTGCGCAGGAGTGGGAAGCGGTCCGCGCGGTACGGCTCGAGGCGCTCCAGGACGCCGTGGCGCACCTCGCGTTCCTGACGAGCTACGAGGAGGCGGCCGCACATGCCCCCGGGTTCTGGCAGGAGCGGGCCGCAGGGGCCGCCACGGGCGGCGCCGTCGCGCAGTACGTCGTCGTCGACCCCGACGGACGCTGGGTCGGGTCGGCGACCGGCCTGCTCGAGGAACCGGGCGCGTCCGACCTCGCCGGGCAGGTCGTGGACGCCCGGCAGGTCCACGTCGTCGGCGTCTGGCTGCACCCCGCGCACCGCGGGCGGGGGCTCATCCAGGAGGCGATCGGCGCCGTCGTCGCGTGGGGGCGCGAGCACGGGGCCACGAGGGCCCGGCTCTACGTGCACGCCGAGAACCCGCGGGCGCAGGCCGCCTACGAGAAGGCCGGGTTCGTGGTGACCGGGGAGACGTTCGAGAGCACGGTCGGGCCCGAGGTCGAGCTCGCGAAGGCGGTCTGA
- a CDS encoding alpha/beta hydrolase has product MTATDSTWEPDVLPGFERLTLPLAPDDEGDVVATLVRRERRGESDAGVDLLYVHGWIDYFHQVHVADFWEALGVRFHALDLRKYGRSLREGQTPGFVTDLRTYDEDLAAALEAMGHGDGAARRRLVLMGHSTGGLIVALWTDRHPGRAAALVLNAPWLEFQTRYLGRRVLEGPVRAQAAVAPRSHLVNLDQGFYARSISRRFEGEWDYDEAWRPDLGWRATPAWLAAVFSGHDAVARGLHIDVPILVLLSARSVPPVRWSEDLRHADSVLDVPGIMRRVPNLGSLVTLARFEGALHDVTLSEKPVREQVFRELSRWFRGYVAPPAPVPAAPRRPWWRRWFA; this is encoded by the coding sequence GTGACCGCGACGGACAGCACCTGGGAACCCGACGTCCTGCCGGGCTTCGAGCGCCTCACGCTCCCGCTCGCGCCCGACGACGAGGGCGACGTCGTCGCCACCCTGGTCCGCCGCGAGCGCCGCGGCGAGAGCGACGCCGGCGTCGACCTGCTCTACGTCCACGGCTGGATCGACTACTTCCACCAGGTCCACGTCGCGGACTTCTGGGAGGCGCTCGGCGTCCGCTTCCACGCCCTGGACCTGCGCAAGTACGGCCGCAGCCTGCGGGAGGGCCAGACCCCGGGGTTCGTCACGGACCTGCGCACGTACGACGAGGACCTCGCGGCGGCGCTCGAGGCGATGGGCCACGGGGACGGTGCGGCGCGACGCCGGCTCGTGCTCATGGGGCACTCCACGGGCGGGCTGATCGTCGCGCTGTGGACGGACCGCCACCCGGGCCGGGCGGCCGCCCTGGTGCTCAACGCCCCGTGGCTGGAGTTCCAGACCCGCTACCTGGGCCGGCGCGTGCTGGAGGGCCCGGTCCGGGCGCAGGCCGCGGTCGCGCCCCGCAGCCACCTGGTGAACCTCGACCAGGGGTTCTACGCGCGCAGCATCTCGAGGCGGTTCGAGGGGGAGTGGGACTACGACGAGGCGTGGCGGCCCGACCTGGGCTGGCGCGCGACGCCCGCCTGGCTCGCCGCGGTGTTCAGCGGGCACGACGCCGTGGCGCGAGGGCTGCACATCGACGTCCCGATCCTCGTGCTGCTCTCGGCGCGGTCGGTGCCGCCGGTGCGCTGGTCGGAGGACCTCCGGCACGCCGACTCGGTGCTCGACGTGCCCGGCATCATGCGCCGTGTGCCGAACCTGGGCTCGCTCGTCACGCTCGCCCGCTTCGAGGGGGCCCTGCACGACGTGACGCTGTCGGAGAAGCCGGTGCGCGAGCAGGTGTTCCGGGAGCTGTCGCGCTGGTTCCGCGGCTACGTCGCCCCGCCGGCGCCCGTCCCGGCCGCGCCGCGCAGGCCCTGGTGGCGGCGCTGGTTCGCCTGA